The Ptychodera flava strain L36383 chromosome 18, AS_Pfla_20210202, whole genome shotgun sequence sequence TGAATTGAGGATTTAGTCTCTGTTGTTGCATATGCAATTTCAACTgaactttttcagtctttctaAAATCTTGGTTTTGCCTCTTCAGAGCTTTCcttaatttatctttttcacgTTCACCAGCCAAAAATGAGTGGTTTTGTCTTCTTTTCTGTTTATATCTCTTTCATACTGTTTACTTGAAACCATTTTAGGTACAGATGACACAGTACTGTTCACATTACCTTCATAGCTGTCTAACCTCTGAGCATTCTTTTTAGAAGATAGTTGTTGTGTCtggaaattaaaataattaaccATAAGTTCCTCATGTCTGTCATGTTGCTGTCGAGCCTGATGTGCTGAATTATTAGCATGAATGATCACTTCTTGAAGCTCATACGCtgtcattttattcaaattcaagTTATCAAACAAAGAATACAAAAATTAATTAGAGCATATTGTGTGTCAAAGAATATTACAATACTTGAGCCATCAATGTGTTGCAAGCCATGTGAGTTACGGCTATGTGAAtcaaatatacaatatttacCACTGTGGTGTTTGGAAAGAGCCATACAATAGCCACCTGTCATCAACAACAAAGTGTTACTAGAATTGAAAGCTTTGGTAATGGCGTCCTTGAAATGTAAACAGTCTGGTACATCTATATCTGTGAAATGATCTAACAACCCAAAATACTGCTTGCGTTTCTCTATATTGTACTGCAAAGACTTCATGTGtacaatatttggtaattcattaaacattaaaatatctgaatgaaattcattgCTGGCCTGCAGGTAACTGACTGTTTCTCTGTATAAACTGTCACCATTATGTAAAATGCAATTCAAGTCCTCAGATGTTAATGAATGCTTGTCTTGAGATACACATAAGTATACAAGGGCATTACAAGTGCATTGTTTACCTCTTGAAGATTCATGAAAAACAGGATTTCCTTGATGAATACTAGCTTGGATAACATGGCCTATAGTGTAACTTTCCCATTCAAGCTTCTGACAGTTGCTTTTCTGAGTCTGAATAGTTTTACTTTGCAGTAAAAAAGGATCTGTAGGCAGTATACTACTGTTGGACTGTATTTGTGCACTGTTTTGTGGTACATGACATTTTTTGCTGTAAAGGTTGCTTATGGATGGTTCACTTATGAATAGGTTGCTTGAGTGTAAGTTGCTTAAGGTACTTTCATATAGAATACTATCGTATGGTAGCAAACTCTTATTGTATCGATCACTGTCGACAGATATATCACATGGTAATGGGTGTTTTGCCTCACTGGAACCACCCAAACCAGAATTGTCAGCTGACGTATGCCGATTATCAGCATGGCTCCTGCCAGCACCAGGctgtaaaagaaacaaaaaatgcatttaGTTTAACAAGCATATCATTCAAGTGTCATATTCATGCTATTTTCATATCACCTTGATATACTTAATTTTCATGTGATTTATAAagagtacatttgtatcaataaaATGTATGTACATTAGTAGCACgataaaaaacttcaaaaaacaagTATTTGAAACATTTGTATGTGTAAGGGGGGCAGCTTACCAAtgttttttaataataattgaaatGTTACCTAGTTACTGGATAATGTAACTCATCTTCAAGTAACATTCATTggcagaaatttgatttttgctaatttcacatttcacattatttttgatATCTGATCACCTGGCCAAGAATTCAGAGAACAGCCATGCTTCACATCAATATTTGTACTTACTAAAAGTATACACCCTGACTTatcagtttcataaaatttgatgaaacttaatTTCAACTAATATTTATCTAATTG is a genomic window containing:
- the LOC139117859 gene encoding uncharacterized protein; this encodes MPKKKYWRKSVVKQQPGAGRSHADNRHTSADNSGLGGSSEAKHPLPCDISVDSDRYNKSLLPYDSILYESTLSNLHSSNLFISEPSISNLYSKKCHVPQNSAQIQSNSSILPTDPFLLQSKTIQTQKSNCQKLEWESYTIGHVIQASIHQGNPVFHESSRGKQCTCNALVYLCVSQDKHSLTSEDLNCILHNGDSLYRETVSYLQASNEFHSDILMFNELPNIVHMKSLQYNIEKRKQYFGLLDHFTDIDVPDCLHFKDAITKAFNSSNTLLLMTGGYCMALSKHHSGKYCIFDSHSRNSHGLQHIDGSSIVIFFDTQYALINFCILCLIT